A region from the Rufibacter sp. DG15C genome encodes:
- the dapB gene encoding 4-hydroxy-tetrahydrodipicolinate reductase encodes MRILLIGYGKMGHTIERLALAKGHQIVGALTVEDAHKLSSYSTQEVDVAIEFTSPDAAVNNIITCFEKGIPVICGTTGWLQHLPQVEVKCQELNGALLYASNFSVGVNLFFHFNEYVAKKMQQYPEYAVQVKEIHHVHKLDQPSGTALSIAEGILNQYPGKQGWVNDKTASQDLLGIESEREGEVVGTHIVQYTSSNDTLELHHIAHSREGFASGAILAAEWLPGKQGVFGMNDLLQL; translated from the coding sequence ATGCGCATTCTGCTTATTGGCTACGGAAAAATGGGTCACACCATTGAACGCCTTGCCCTAGCCAAAGGACATCAAATTGTAGGCGCCCTGACGGTAGAGGATGCTCATAAACTCTCTTCTTACTCAACCCAAGAGGTAGATGTGGCTATTGAATTCACCAGCCCAGACGCGGCAGTAAATAACATCATTACCTGTTTTGAGAAAGGCATTCCGGTTATCTGTGGTACCACCGGCTGGTTACAACACCTGCCCCAGGTAGAGGTCAAATGCCAGGAATTGAACGGCGCTTTGCTATATGCTTCTAACTTTAGCGTGGGCGTGAACCTGTTCTTCCATTTTAATGAGTACGTGGCCAAAAAGATGCAGCAATACCCAGAGTACGCTGTGCAGGTAAAGGAAATCCACCACGTACACAAACTAGACCAGCCCAGCGGCACGGCCCTTTCCATTGCCGAAGGCATCCTAAACCAGTATCCAGGCAAGCAAGGATGGGTCAATGACAAAACCGCTTCACAAGACTTGCTAGGGATAGAGTCTGAGCGCGAAGGAGAAGTAGTGGGGACGCATATTGTGCAGTACACTTCTAGCAATGATACCCTAGAATTACACCATATTGCGCACAGCAGAGAAGGCTTTGCCTCTGGGGCTATTTTGGCCGCTGAATGGTTGCCAGGCAAGCAAGGCGTATTTGGCATGAATGATTTGTTGCAACTTTAA
- a CDS encoding DUF5683 domain-containing protein: protein MRSSIAVFILFCAFAFGNLPEAKAQVITATPDSVVVPTTPAVDTTAAKKRFLVDWSKPAKAAFYSAVLPGLGQAYNKSYWKIPLVYATGAVIGYFIYDNNRKYQDFATAYRIRLDNDPTTEDAYVNVYNYSPTLPNNQGTNNLRRSRDFFRKYRDLDIILAVVAYGLNVMEAHVDAHLKGFDVSDDLSLQLTPGLQRVANTQYAPMFTLQLNLKK from the coding sequence ATGCGGTCTAGTATAGCCGTATTCATCTTATTCTGTGCCTTTGCTTTTGGGAATCTACCAGAGGCAAAGGCACAAGTCATTACAGCAACCCCTGACTCTGTAGTGGTGCCCACCACCCCTGCTGTGGACACGACTGCGGCTAAGAAACGGTTCTTGGTAGACTGGAGCAAACCCGCCAAGGCCGCCTTCTATTCTGCCGTGCTACCTGGTTTGGGACAGGCGTACAACAAAAGCTACTGGAAGATTCCGTTGGTATATGCCACCGGCGCGGTGATCGGGTATTTTATTTACGACAACAACCGCAAGTACCAGGATTTTGCCACGGCCTACCGGATTCGGTTGGATAATGACCCAACCACAGAAGATGCGTATGTAAATGTATACAACTACAGCCCCACCCTCCCTAACAATCAAGGCACCAACAACTTACGCAGGTCCAGAGACTTTTTCAGGAAATATAGAGATTTAGATATTATCTTGGCAGTGGTAGCGTATGGTTTGAATGTAATGGAAGCCCACGTAGATGCCCATTTAAAAGGATTTGATGTAAGCGATGATTTGTCATTGCAGCTTACGCCGGGTCTGCAAAGAGTGGCCAACACGCAATATGCTCCCATGTTCACCTTACAACTCAATCTTAAAAAGTAA
- the lepB gene encoding signal peptidase I, producing the protein MSTRFWTKKESKPKQRKGFLREWGDAILFAVVAATLIRWATFEAYTIPTPSMEKSLLVGDYLFVSKLHYGPRTPMTPLQVPLTHQTIWGTDIPSYSSAIQLNSHRLPGFTSVKNNDVVVFNYPPEEQHPADLRTNYIKRCIAIAGDKIEMRNMQVYINGKLQPEPAQTQYSYLLLSQNPINPKFFKDHNITDIYPTYGVQGYQINTSAETAKKLATYDFIQRIQLQSDTAGMVDAKVFPFKPSMYPYNKDNFGPFVVPKEGMTVQINAQTIPLYEMIIRRYEGNKNVIVNSDNILIDGKDIKTYTFKQNYYWMMGDNRHDSLDSRYWGFVPEDHVVGKAVLVWMSADPNEGLLNKIRWSRIFMGIE; encoded by the coding sequence ATGAGCACCCGTTTCTGGACTAAGAAAGAATCAAAGCCAAAGCAACGCAAAGGATTTTTGCGCGAATGGGGAGATGCTATTCTCTTTGCCGTGGTTGCAGCCACCCTCATCAGATGGGCCACTTTTGAGGCCTACACCATCCCAACCCCTTCTATGGAGAAGTCTTTGCTGGTGGGGGATTACCTGTTTGTGAGCAAATTGCATTACGGTCCGCGTACCCCCATGACGCCCTTGCAAGTGCCGCTTACACACCAAACCATCTGGGGCACTGACATTCCCTCTTACTCCAGCGCCATCCAGTTGAATTCACACCGCTTGCCTGGCTTTACGTCTGTGAAGAACAATGATGTGGTGGTGTTTAACTATCCGCCAGAGGAGCAGCACCCAGCAGACTTGCGTACCAACTATATTAAGCGTTGTATAGCCATTGCCGGTGACAAGATTGAGATGCGCAACATGCAAGTGTACATCAACGGCAAATTGCAACCAGAACCGGCGCAAACGCAGTACTCCTACCTCTTGCTGAGCCAGAACCCCATCAACCCGAAGTTCTTCAAAGACCACAACATCACGGACATCTACCCTACCTACGGGGTGCAAGGGTATCAAATCAACACCTCGGCTGAGACGGCTAAGAAATTGGCCACCTATGATTTCATTCAGCGCATCCAGTTGCAGAGTGACACTGCCGGAATGGTAGACGCCAAGGTATTCCCCTTCAAGCCGTCCATGTACCCGTACAACAAAGACAACTTCGGACCTTTTGTAGTACCAAAGGAAGGCATGACGGTACAGATCAACGCCCAGACCATTCCATTGTATGAGATGATCATCAGAAGGTATGAAGGCAACAAGAACGTGATAGTTAATTCTGACAACATCCTGATTGACGGTAAAGACATCAAGACGTACACCTTCAAGCAGAACTACTACTGGATGATGGGCGACAACCGCCATGACTCCTTAGACTCGCGGTACTGGGGCTTTGTCCCGGAAGACCACGTGGTTGGAAAAGCGGTTCTGGTATGGATGTCAGCGGATCCCAACGAAGGGCTACTCAACAAGATACGCTGGAGCCGCATCTTCATGGGCATAGAATAA